The uncultured Desulfobulbus sp. genome window below encodes:
- the hflX gene encoding GTPase HflX produces MSTIRTSGGRLRGLRCVHTVLGPSTPINEEDIMDLACLRLDLMSSLTLRDGLPDLLHTVHLIPVQVDGKDWASLAPVHPAHQHISCLELIEALEEEFVRERPTREVDMGKDRALLISVTTGSRSQAEDSMSELVELARSAGVEVLEQVIQRRKSIHPRFILGRGKLVEIVLMSLRLGANLLLFDQELSPSQIRSVTNHTDLRVIDRTQLILDIFAHRARSREGKLQIEMAQLKYMLPKLTTRDDALSRLTGGIGARGPGETRLEIDKRRINDRIARLGKELKSVGAQRFHRRNRRRKRDVPVISLVGYTNAGKSTLLNTLTKSDIQAEDLLFATLDPTSRRLRFPEDMEVIITDTVGFIRNLPSELLKAFESTLEELFEADLLLHVVDVSNPLWEQQMDVVEKLLAELELDSIPCLKVFNKIDLLTGEEAQKFRCQEDGVGVSATEAATLDPLLQRAGRELRLIVGKVLEPGWDKSFAQEDPVEEP; encoded by the coding sequence TTGTCTACTATTCGCACTTCAGGTGGACGACTCCGCGGCCTGCGTTGTGTTCATACCGTTCTTGGTCCTTCCACACCGATCAATGAAGAAGATATAATGGATCTGGCCTGCCTGCGGCTGGATCTTATGTCGAGTCTGACGCTGCGTGATGGCCTCCCTGATCTTCTGCATACCGTCCATCTTATTCCTGTTCAGGTTGATGGCAAGGACTGGGCGAGTCTCGCGCCGGTTCATCCTGCCCACCAGCATATATCTTGCCTTGAACTCATTGAAGCTCTGGAAGAGGAGTTTGTCCGCGAACGGCCCACCCGAGAGGTGGATATGGGGAAGGACCGGGCACTTCTTATTTCAGTCACCACAGGAAGTCGCTCCCAGGCTGAAGATTCCATGTCCGAGCTGGTTGAACTGGCTCGTTCTGCTGGTGTCGAAGTGCTGGAACAGGTCATTCAGCGCAGAAAATCAATACATCCCCGCTTTATTTTGGGCCGTGGCAAGTTGGTTGAAATTGTGCTGATGAGTCTGCGCTTGGGGGCCAATCTCCTGCTTTTCGACCAGGAACTCAGCCCTTCTCAGATCCGTTCGGTAACAAATCACACCGATCTACGTGTTATTGACCGAACTCAGCTGATTCTTGATATTTTTGCCCATCGCGCCCGTTCTCGGGAAGGTAAACTCCAGATCGAAATGGCGCAGCTCAAATATATGTTGCCCAAACTCACCACCCGTGATGATGCACTCTCCCGTCTAACCGGTGGCATCGGTGCCCGTGGTCCTGGTGAAACCCGACTTGAAATTGACAAGCGGCGGATTAACGATCGCATTGCACGGTTGGGGAAAGAACTGAAATCTGTAGGTGCTCAGCGCTTTCATCGTCGCAACCGACGCCGCAAACGTGATGTGCCGGTTATTTCTCTGGTGGGGTATACCAACGCTGGTAAATCAACTCTGCTCAACACCCTTACCAAAAGCGATATTCAGGCAGAAGATCTCCTCTTTGCTACCCTGGACCCGACCTCACGCAGGTTGCGTTTTCCCGAGGATATGGAGGTTATTATCACGGATACTGTCGGTTTTATCCGTAATTTGCCAAGTGAATTACTTAAGGCCTTTGAATCTACGCTTGAGGAGCTTTTTGAAGCGGACCTACTGCTGCATGTTGTTGACGTTTCAAATCCTCTTTGGGAGCAACAGATGGATGTGGTTGAAAAACTTCTTGCGGAACTGGAACTTGATTCCATCCCCTGTTTAAAGGTGTTCAACAAGATTGACCTCCTTACAGGAGAAGAGGCCCAAAAGTTCAGGTGCCAGGAAGATGGAGTAGGGGTCAGTGCAACAGAGGCAGCGACGCTTGATCCTCTCCTACAAAGGGCAGGACGGGAACTGCGCCTGATAGTGGGGAAAGTGCTCGAGCCCGGTTGGGACAAGTCTTTTGCTCAAGAGGACCCTGTAGAGGAGCCGTAA
- a CDS encoding dual CXXC motif small (seleno)protein — MNCRKCGERLEVERRCRQVRLRCQGCQKEYQIHEVAADLDPETEALLERYTCIIYD, encoded by the coding sequence GTGAACTGTCGCAAATGTGGTGAACGATTAGAGGTTGAACGACGGTGCCGCCAGGTGCGGCTCCGTTGCCAGGGCTGCCAGAAAGAATATCAAATCCATGAGGTAGCCGCTGATCTAGATCCTGAGACGGAGGCACTCCTTGAGCGCTATACCTGCATCATCTATGATTGA
- the pyrE gene encoding orotate phosphoribosyltransferase, producing the protein MDERQRLKELLLQKSYREGTFTLTSGKTSDFYVDGKQTTLDAEGSYLCGRLLYKLIQEHTEPIQGVGGMTLGADPLVTAVSLVSYLEKSPIPAFIVRKEAKGHGTGNYIEGKSNLQPGCLVALVEDVVTTGGTLIKVIERVENEGFKVGLVATIVDRQEGGAEVLAEKGYPLKAVFTREQLIGKADKT; encoded by the coding sequence ATGGACGAACGACAACGACTCAAAGAACTTTTACTGCAGAAATCCTACAGAGAGGGCACATTCACCCTCACCTCCGGTAAAACTTCTGATTTTTATGTGGATGGCAAGCAGACCACCTTGGATGCCGAGGGAAGCTATCTCTGCGGGCGACTTCTCTACAAACTGATTCAAGAACACACGGAACCTATCCAGGGCGTCGGTGGCATGACCTTAGGTGCCGATCCTCTGGTGACTGCAGTTTCCCTGGTGAGCTACCTTGAAAAATCACCGATTCCCGCTTTTATCGTACGTAAAGAAGCCAAAGGGCACGGTACGGGAAACTACATAGAGGGAAAAAGTAATCTCCAGCCTGGTTGTCTTGTCGCCCTGGTTGAAGATGTGGTGACCACTGGTGGCACGCTGATCAAGGTTATTGAACGGGTTGAAAACGAAGGCTTCAAAGTTGGCCTTGTTGCAACCATTGTTGACCGACAGGAAGGTGGAGCCGAGGTTCTCGCAGAAAAAGGATATCCCCTAAAAGCAGTATTTACCCGTGAACAACTCATAGGAAAGGCCGATAAAACGTGA
- the lpxA gene encoding acyl-ACP--UDP-N-acetylglucosamine O-acyltransferase: MNIHPTAVIDPKAELDSSVIVEPYAVIEGPVKIGANSRIGAHAVVSGNTTMGANNTIGSFATIGAPPQDIHYKGEPTELIIGDGNQIREYVSIHRATVKADGKTVLGNNNMIMAYCHIAHDCILADHVIMANVATLAGHVEIGNHANLGGLVAVHQFCRIGDYAYIGGMSGIGLDVPPYVIMEGTRNQMRIASINKIGLRRAGIDRETIKKLEEAFRLLFRSPELLLKDALAKLDEEMKDCAEVQKMVQFFHSSKRGVVKRTLDD; encoded by the coding sequence ATGAACATACATCCGACAGCGGTCATAGACCCCAAAGCGGAACTTGATTCATCTGTTATTGTTGAACCGTATGCAGTGATCGAAGGACCGGTCAAAATCGGAGCAAACTCACGGATTGGTGCCCATGCTGTCGTCTCTGGTAATACAACCATGGGCGCAAACAATACCATCGGTTCTTTTGCCACCATTGGTGCCCCCCCACAGGATATTCATTACAAGGGTGAGCCAACCGAGTTGATTATTGGCGATGGCAACCAGATTCGTGAATACGTGTCGATTCACCGAGCCACGGTCAAGGCGGACGGTAAAACCGTTTTGGGGAATAATAACATGATCATGGCCTACTGCCATATCGCCCATGATTGTATTCTCGCGGATCATGTTATCATGGCAAATGTGGCAACACTTGCTGGTCATGTGGAAATAGGCAATCATGCAAATTTAGGAGGATTGGTCGCTGTGCACCAGTTCTGCAGAATTGGCGACTATGCTTATATCGGTGGCATGTCGGGTATTGGCCTTGATGTTCCCCCCTATGTCATTATGGAAGGTACACGTAATCAGATGCGTATTGCCAGTATCAATAAGATTGGTTTGCGACGAGCAGGTATTGATAGAGAAACCATAAAAAAACTTGAAGAGGCCTTCCGCCTGCTCTTCAGGTCACCTGAGCTCTTATTAAAAGATGCTTTGGCCAAACTTGATGAAGAGATGAAGGACTGTGCCGAGGTACAGAAAATGGTGCAGTTCTTTCACTCAAGTAAACGTGGTGTTGTCAAACGTACTCTGGATGACTGA
- the asnS gene encoding asparagine--tRNA ligase, whose amino-acid sequence MNRVHREDSMKLLGQQIADILHQQPLGSEVVVQGWLRTRRDAGGVSFLELNDGSCLQSLQVVVDEGIANYLSEIRKLTTGCSLRVHGELVASPAKGQDVEIQAVSVEVLGWAEPENYPLQKKRHSFEFLRSIAHLRPRTNALGAVARVRSVLSHGVHRFFEEQGFIQVHTPIITTSDCEGAGEMFTVTALEPGDFAVQEPFSNDFFGRRAGLTVSGQLQAEIFAQSHGRVYTFGPTFRAENSNTSRHLAEFWMLEPEMAFCDLAGDMQVAEAMIKYLIGIALEECSDDLALFNQHVCKGLLDRLSLVRDQPFVHMSYTEAVETLLSSGQSFEYPLQWGVDLQAEHERFLCEQVAKAPVIVTNYPKEIKPFYMRLDDGETTVAAMDILLAGIGELVGGSQREERYDVLAKRMESAGLNLDEYGWYLDLRRYGSVPHAGFGLGFERLVQFVTGMQNIRDVIAFPRTPGSAPC is encoded by the coding sequence ATGAACAGAGTACACCGTGAGGACAGTATGAAACTGCTTGGTCAACAGATAGCCGATATTCTACATCAACAACCGCTCGGCTCTGAGGTGGTGGTCCAGGGATGGTTGCGAACCCGCCGTGACGCTGGCGGGGTTTCCTTTCTTGAACTCAACGATGGATCCTGCCTTCAATCGTTGCAGGTTGTTGTTGACGAAGGGATTGCCAACTATCTCTCTGAGATAAGAAAATTGACCACCGGCTGTTCCCTGCGTGTACATGGAGAGTTGGTTGCTTCGCCCGCCAAGGGGCAGGACGTTGAAATTCAGGCAGTCAGCGTTGAAGTGCTCGGTTGGGCTGAACCGGAAAATTATCCCTTACAGAAAAAACGTCATAGCTTTGAATTTCTCCGCTCAATTGCTCATCTGCGCCCCAGGACCAATGCGCTCGGAGCTGTTGCACGTGTACGCAGTGTCCTCAGTCATGGGGTCCATCGATTCTTCGAAGAGCAGGGGTTTATTCAGGTTCATACGCCCATAATCACCACCTCGGACTGTGAAGGGGCTGGGGAGATGTTTACGGTCACTGCACTTGAGCCTGGAGATTTTGCTGTTCAGGAACCTTTCAGCAACGATTTTTTTGGGCGTCGGGCGGGGCTCACGGTCAGCGGGCAGTTGCAGGCTGAAATTTTTGCCCAGTCCCATGGTCGAGTCTACACCTTTGGCCCCACTTTTCGTGCAGAGAATTCTAACACCAGCCGCCACCTGGCCGAATTTTGGATGCTCGAGCCGGAAATGGCCTTCTGCGATCTGGCAGGTGACATGCAAGTAGCAGAGGCGATGATCAAGTACTTGATTGGGATTGCGCTGGAAGAATGCAGCGATGACTTGGCGCTCTTTAATCAGCATGTCTGCAAAGGGCTTCTTGATCGCCTGAGCTTGGTGCGAGATCAGCCCTTTGTTCATATGAGCTACACTGAGGCTGTGGAGACTCTACTTTCCTCCGGACAGTCCTTCGAATATCCCCTTCAGTGGGGTGTCGACCTGCAGGCTGAACACGAACGTTTTCTCTGCGAGCAGGTTGCCAAGGCGCCTGTGATTGTGACCAACTACCCCAAAGAGATTAAGCCATTTTATATGCGGCTTGATGATGGCGAAACCACCGTTGCCGCAATGGATATACTGCTTGCAGGCATCGGGGAACTGGTTGGTGGTTCACAGCGTGAAGAACGCTACGATGTCCTGGCCAAACGCATGGAATCCGCAGGCCTCAACCTGGACGAATATGGATGGTACTTGGACCTGCGCCGTTACGGTTCTGTTCCCCATGCAGGGTTTGGCCTAGGCTTTGAGCGTCTTGTCCAGTTTGTCACTGGCATGCAAAACATCCGTGATGTCATTGCTTTTCCCAGGACACCAGGAAGTGCCCCCTGTTAG
- the glmS gene encoding glutamine--fructose-6-phosphate transaminase (isomerizing) gives MCGIVGYVGPRRVVPVLLEGLRRLEYRGYDSAGLVYQLGGELLRYRAKGKLVNLEGVVDEHIGVASGTGLGHTRWATHGAPTENNAHPHTDCKGEIVVVHNGIIENYSALKKELIAKGHTFASETDTEVLAHLIEDCLDGDLVTAVRTALSRVDGSYAIGVLWAKEPDLLVAARNQSPLVMGVGEDACYIASDIPALLPYTKDVIFLDDQEMAILRKGEYTILQIENGAPVTKSVKTIDWNASMAEKAGYRHFMLKEIFEQPQAILNTVSGRIVPDTGVVDLPEIGLDAATLSSIDRIALVACGTSWHAALVAKYWIEKYAGIPVEVDIASEFRYRRLLVNERVLTVAISQSGETADTLAGIRRAAELGSKVITVCNVVGSTMTREADGVIYTHAGPEIGVASTKAFTCQLAALFLLTLYLGQIRGTIDPVTQKKLGNGLIDVANVIERDLPRMQADVQGLIERYYQAKDFLFVGRGLNFPIALEGALKLKEISYIHAEGYAAGELKHGPIALIDQEMPIVALVPQDTVYQKTISNVEEIKARQGRLVLIGTQGDTHLSSLTEDVLYMPQVREDLMPILYTIPAQLLAYEIAYRRGCDVDQPRNLAKSVTVE, from the coding sequence ATGTGCGGAATAGTCGGATACGTTGGGCCAAGGAGAGTTGTGCCTGTTTTACTTGAGGGACTGCGTCGTCTTGAGTATCGGGGATACGATTCAGCTGGTCTTGTTTACCAGCTTGGTGGCGAACTTTTGCGCTATAGAGCCAAAGGCAAATTGGTCAACCTTGAGGGGGTCGTTGATGAACATATTGGCGTTGCCAGTGGGACCGGCCTTGGACATACCCGTTGGGCTACCCATGGCGCGCCCACAGAAAATAATGCCCATCCCCACACGGATTGCAAGGGCGAGATTGTGGTCGTCCACAATGGTATAATTGAAAACTACTCTGCCTTAAAAAAAGAACTGATAGCAAAAGGGCACACCTTCGCTTCTGAGACCGATACCGAGGTCCTGGCGCACCTTATTGAGGATTGCCTCGACGGTGATTTGGTCACTGCTGTCCGTACTGCACTCTCCCGTGTCGATGGTTCTTACGCCATTGGCGTGCTCTGGGCCAAAGAGCCTGATCTTTTAGTCGCTGCCCGTAATCAAAGCCCGCTTGTAATGGGGGTGGGGGAGGATGCCTGTTATATCGCCTCTGATATTCCCGCCTTACTCCCCTATACTAAAGATGTGATTTTTCTTGATGATCAGGAAATGGCCATCTTGCGTAAAGGGGAATATACCATTCTCCAGATAGAAAATGGGGCACCTGTAACTAAATCAGTCAAAACCATTGATTGGAATGCCTCCATGGCCGAGAAGGCCGGGTATCGTCACTTCATGCTCAAAGAGATTTTTGAGCAACCCCAGGCAATCCTCAATACGGTCAGTGGCCGGATAGTCCCTGATACCGGTGTTGTCGATCTGCCAGAGATCGGTCTTGATGCTGCCACTCTTTCCTCAATTGATCGTATTGCTCTTGTTGCCTGCGGTACTTCATGGCACGCTGCCCTGGTGGCCAAATACTGGATAGAGAAATATGCCGGTATTCCGGTCGAAGTGGACATCGCCTCTGAGTTTCGCTACAGGCGCCTTTTGGTTAATGAGCGCGTACTTACGGTTGCCATTTCCCAGTCCGGCGAAACGGCGGATACCCTTGCCGGAATTCGACGGGCCGCTGAACTTGGATCCAAGGTGATCACCGTTTGCAACGTAGTCGGTTCAACCATGACCCGTGAAGCCGATGGAGTGATCTATACCCACGCGGGGCCGGAAATAGGTGTTGCCTCAACAAAAGCGTTTACCTGTCAATTGGCGGCACTCTTTTTACTGACCTTGTATTTAGGACAGATTCGAGGGACCATCGATCCTGTAACCCAGAAAAAATTGGGGAACGGACTTATTGATGTTGCGAATGTAATCGAACGAGATCTCCCTCGGATGCAGGCAGACGTTCAGGGGCTGATAGAGCGATATTATCAGGCGAAGGATTTTTTGTTTGTTGGCCGAGGTTTGAATTTTCCCATTGCCCTTGAGGGCGCATTGAAACTCAAAGAGATCTCGTATATTCACGCAGAAGGCTATGCTGCTGGTGAGCTCAAACATGGGCCCATCGCCCTGATTGACCAAGAAATGCCAATTGTTGCCTTGGTTCCCCAGGACACTGTCTATCAAAAAACGATTTCCAATGTCGAGGAAATCAAGGCGCGACAGGGGCGCTTGGTTCTCATTGGAACCCAGGGTGATACCCATCTGAGCAGCCTGACGGAAGATGTTTTGTATATGCCCCAGGTACGT
- the lpxI gene encoding UDP-2,3-diacylglucosamine diphosphatase LpxI (LpxI, functionally equivalent to LpxH, replaces it in LPS biosynthesis in a minority of bacteria.) gives MTDQKNTSPIGLIAGGGQFPLLFADAARARGRRVVAIAHQNETDPMLAEKADQLCWVKLGQLGKIVKYFHQQGVRETVFAGTITKTRIFRDILPDLKGLTLWNKIDVRQDDAILRSVAGALEEEGIQVLPSTCYLDHLFFPKGILAGKKPSESQWEDINFGWKIAREIGRLDIGQCIVVRDRTVLAVEAIEGTDATIRRGGELGKSGAVVVKLKKPGQDFRFDLPATGIQTIKTLASVKGAVLAVEAGQSLLFDQEAMVKAAKDAGVVVVGLVEDEMGNLSYN, from the coding sequence ATGACTGATCAAAAGAACACCTCGCCCATTGGGCTGATTGCCGGGGGAGGGCAGTTTCCGCTTCTTTTTGCTGATGCTGCCCGAGCACGTGGGCGCAGGGTCGTGGCCATTGCCCACCAGAATGAAACCGATCCAATGCTTGCAGAAAAGGCCGATCAGCTCTGTTGGGTCAAGCTCGGTCAGCTGGGGAAGATTGTAAAATATTTTCATCAGCAGGGCGTTCGAGAAACCGTTTTTGCCGGGACAATAACCAAAACTCGAATTTTTCGTGATATCCTCCCTGATCTAAAAGGGTTAACCCTTTGGAACAAGATTGATGTCCGCCAGGATGATGCCATCCTGCGTTCAGTTGCCGGGGCGCTGGAAGAAGAGGGGATACAGGTCCTCCCCTCAACCTGTTACCTCGATCATTTGTTTTTCCCAAAAGGAATACTCGCAGGGAAAAAGCCAAGTGAAAGTCAGTGGGAAGATATTAATTTTGGCTGGAAAATTGCCCGGGAGATTGGCAGGCTGGATATTGGGCAGTGTATCGTGGTCCGTGATCGTACAGTTCTCGCGGTAGAAGCCATTGAGGGAACGGATGCCACCATACGACGCGGTGGAGAGTTGGGGAAATCTGGTGCTGTAGTTGTAAAGCTGAAAAAGCCTGGCCAGGATTTTCGTTTTGATTTGCCCGCAACTGGCATCCAAACCATCAAGACCCTGGCCTCTGTCAAAGGGGCGGTCCTTGCTGTTGAAGCAGGCCAGTCGTTACTCTTTGATCAGGAGGCCATGGTGAAGGCTGCCAAAGATGCCGGGGTTGTTGTTGTTGGCCTGGTTGAAGATGAGATGGGAAATCTGAGTTATAACTAA